Proteins encoded together in one Microbacterium oxydans window:
- the pdhA gene encoding pyruvate dehydrogenase (acetyl-transferring) E1 component subunit alpha yields the protein MPPSRTTRTPKAQVSRPVHTAPSDDQLRALHRQMVLIRRFEERAARAYAEAKVGGYCHLNLGEEATVAGLMAALAGSDYVYANYREHGYALARGISPERAMAELYGRTDGVSHGWGGSMHMFDLESRFMGGYGIVGGQVPLATGTALAIDYRGGTEAVMCLMGDGTTNIGAFHESLNIAALWGLPIVYVVNNNGLGMGTTVEQSSAEPELHKRASSYRMPSARVDGGDPVAVLEAARVALASARAGRPYLLETMTGRMKGHSVVDPARYRSPEEAAAARAADPVARFAADLRERGVLGQDEIERVDAEVTAEVSAAAAFADASPEPDVSTLFDYTYATPVPNDSRRLPGEALFPAPPRPHALLSAGGVR from the coding sequence ATGCCCCCATCCCGCACCACCCGGACCCCGAAGGCTCAGGTCTCACGTCCGGTGCACACCGCTCCGTCCGACGATCAGCTGCGGGCCCTCCATCGTCAGATGGTCCTGATCCGCCGCTTCGAGGAACGCGCCGCGCGCGCATACGCCGAGGCCAAGGTCGGCGGGTACTGCCACCTCAACCTCGGCGAAGAAGCCACCGTCGCGGGGCTGATGGCCGCGCTCGCGGGGAGCGACTACGTCTATGCCAACTACCGGGAGCACGGCTACGCGCTCGCCCGAGGGATATCGCCGGAGCGGGCCATGGCCGAGCTCTACGGACGGACCGACGGCGTCTCGCACGGCTGGGGCGGCTCCATGCACATGTTCGATCTCGAATCCCGATTCATGGGAGGCTACGGAATCGTCGGCGGACAGGTCCCGCTGGCCACGGGCACCGCGCTCGCGATCGACTACCGCGGCGGGACCGAGGCCGTCATGTGCCTGATGGGCGATGGGACCACGAACATCGGAGCCTTCCACGAGTCGCTCAACATCGCTGCGCTCTGGGGGCTGCCGATCGTCTACGTCGTGAACAACAACGGACTCGGGATGGGGACGACGGTCGAGCAGTCGTCGGCAGAACCGGAGCTGCACAAGCGGGCCTCCTCCTATCGCATGCCCTCCGCGCGGGTCGACGGCGGTGATCCGGTCGCCGTGCTCGAGGCCGCGCGCGTCGCCCTCGCCAGCGCCAGGGCGGGCCGCCCGTACCTGCTCGAGACGATGACCGGTCGGATGAAGGGACACTCCGTCGTCGATCCGGCCCGTTACCGCTCCCCCGAGGAGGCGGCCGCTGCGAGAGCCGCCGATCCGGTGGCACGTTTCGCCGCGGACCTGCGTGAACGGGGCGTCCTCGGACAGGACGAGATCGAGCGGGTCGATGCCGAGGTCACCGCAGAAGTCAGCGCGGCGGCCGCGTTCGCCGATGCGAGCCCCGAGCCCGACGTCTCGACGCTCTTCGACTACACCTACGCCACGCCGGTGCCGAACGACTCCCGACGGCTCCCCGGCGAGGCGCTCTTCCCCGCTCCCCCGCGACCGCACGCGCTCCTCTCCGCAGGGGGTGTCCGTTGA
- a CDS encoding TetR/AcrR family transcriptional regulator: protein MPENESDPPRRKRGRPTADERAQRRDDILDAAVRLFIRGGFEQVTLDDIVAEAHVTKRTIYAYIGDRTEIFLAAVERLRERTLRQAEPDDGLTRLAEDIAFMLQSDEAVGLHSLMIGEARRFPELARRFYEEGPRGYIARLQALLPGEEADRAEELFALLLGEPHRQRLLGLRPAPDRATAGAQARDALAALGLSDAR from the coding sequence ATGCCGGAGAACGAGAGCGACCCGCCACGACGGAAGCGGGGTCGGCCCACCGCGGACGAGCGCGCGCAGCGCCGTGACGACATCCTCGACGCCGCGGTCCGCCTCTTCATCCGGGGCGGGTTCGAGCAGGTCACGCTCGATGACATCGTCGCCGAGGCGCACGTCACGAAACGGACCATCTACGCCTACATCGGCGACCGCACCGAGATCTTCCTCGCCGCCGTCGAGCGCCTTCGCGAGCGGACGCTCCGGCAGGCGGAGCCGGACGACGGTCTCACCCGGCTCGCCGAGGACATCGCCTTCATGCTGCAGTCCGACGAGGCGGTCGGCCTGCACAGCCTGATGATCGGCGAGGCGCGACGATTCCCCGAACTCGCTCGGCGGTTCTACGAGGAAGGACCGCGCGGGTACATCGCGCGGCTGCAGGCGCTGCTGCCGGGCGAGGAGGCGGATCGCGCGGAAGAGCTCTTCGCGCTGCTCCTCGGAGAGCCGCACCGGCAGCGCCTGCTGGGGCTCCGTCCGGCACCGGATCGTGCGACCGCCGGTGCGCAGGCTCGGGACGCCCTGGCCGCGCTCGGCCTGTCCGACGCCCGCTGA